A single Calypte anna isolate BGI_N300 chromosome 24, bCalAnn1_v1.p, whole genome shotgun sequence DNA region contains:
- the CRYAB gene encoding alpha-crystallin B chain isoform X1 — MDITIHNPLVRRPLLSWLSPSRIFDQIFGEHLQESELLPASPFLMRSPLLRLPSWLETGLSEMRLEKDKFSVNLDVKHFSPEELKVKVLGDMIEIHGKHEERQDEHGFIAREFNRKYRIPDDVDPLTITSSLSLDGVLTVTAPRKQSEVSERSIPITREEKPALGGAQRK, encoded by the exons ATGGACATCACCATCCACAACCCCCTGGTGCGCAGACCCCTCCTCTCCTGGTTGTCTCCCAGCCGGATCTTTGACCAGATTTTCGGGGAGCATCTGCAGGAgtcagagctgctccctgcttccCCCTTCCTGATGAGATCCCCCCTCCTCCGGCTGCCCAGCTGGCTAGAGACAGGACTCTCTGAG ATGAGACTGGAGAAGGACAAATTTTCTGTAAATCTTGATGTGAAGCATTTCTCTCCTGAGGAGCTCAAAGTGAAGGTTCTTGGGGACATGATAGAAATTCACGGGAAACACGAGGAGCGCCAG GATGAGCACGGCTTCATTGCCAGGGAGTTCAACAGGAAATACAGGATTCCAGATGATGTGGACCCTCTGACCATAACATCATCTCTCTCCCTGGATGGGGTCCTGACCGTGACTGCACCAAGGAAGCAAAGTGAGGTCTCTGAGCGCTCCATCCCCATCACCAGGGAAGAGAAACCTGCCCTTGGAGGAGCCCAGAGGAAGTAA
- the CRYAB gene encoding alpha-crystallin B chain isoform X2 yields the protein MRLEKDKFSVNLDVKHFSPEELKVKVLGDMIEIHGKHEERQDEHGFIAREFNRKYRIPDDVDPLTITSSLSLDGVLTVTAPRKQSEVSERSIPITREEKPALGGAQRK from the exons ATGAGACTGGAGAAGGACAAATTTTCTGTAAATCTTGATGTGAAGCATTTCTCTCCTGAGGAGCTCAAAGTGAAGGTTCTTGGGGACATGATAGAAATTCACGGGAAACACGAGGAGCGCCAG GATGAGCACGGCTTCATTGCCAGGGAGTTCAACAGGAAATACAGGATTCCAGATGATGTGGACCCTCTGACCATAACATCATCTCTCTCCCTGGATGGGGTCCTGACCGTGACTGCACCAAGGAAGCAAAGTGAGGTCTCTGAGCGCTCCATCCCCATCACCAGGGAAGAGAAACCTGCCCTTGGAGGAGCCCAGAGGAAGTAA
- the FDXACB1 gene encoding ferredoxin-fold anticodon-binding domain-containing protein 1, with amino-acid sequence MGSVRRILLLGEGNFSFAASLCQATGTQVVATCYESEEEVSGRDGAPESIRRLRERGAEVLFSVDCTKLKDHFLPEKREFDSIYFNFPHCGRKAGVVKNRELLAHFFHSSAEVLAEEGEVHVALCNGQGGTPADQPRREWHNSWQIVAVAAGAGFILSSVHPFKAENIHGYKCTGYRSQDKSFCVEGALNHIFTRSMPRPHFQPVIYKTELESQNVSFQVPQILVDKINRGFLEPNSNHPVRAVKEKLTAELSQAFPLHNMDHCLPLLHQGHISDVCHPNIFWIILSPEETLMTGEMSDGLADAVSFSHVDSCRDTDENGCGNVQEGCHIPKQYYLRPSLFPCAQAAIQKGAFVPGTLHVLSGPVFRKCLITPYSMPVFHEMVLACAVKRGTEDSCIQMLVNNIKTSIQSLHQTVSSFKLSLSLQEATNLEITELNDFAALESQLSKIQYCISMDTSGSCEKGSCVGVVRTAHYEPVSRDVVAVFVSLNLDLLAMLICGISDWRMLWTSDTRFLRQFPRGELRLFKSFSLYPPPYIHDVSFWIPDGERFDEVAFHTIARQVSGEMVVAIQLIDSFQKSETGQKSLCYRLTYQSCDRALSRQEVAEMQLLFRKEIKHSLGVTLR; translated from the exons ATGGGTTCGGTGCGGCGCATCCTGCTGCTCGGGGAGGGCAACTTCTCCTTCGCCGCTTCCCTGTGCCAGGCCACGGGGACCCAGGTCGTGGCCACTTGTTACGAGAGCGAAGAGGAGGTGTCCGGGAGGGACGGAGCCCCCGAGAGCATCCGGAGGCTGCGGGAGAGAG GAgctgaagttttgttttctgtggacTGCACCAAGCTGAAGGACCATTTTTTAccagaaaagagagaatttgATTCTATTTATTTCAACTTCCCCCACTGTGGGAGAAAGGCTGGGGTAGTGAAGAACAGGGAGCTTCTTGCCCACTTTTTCCACAG ctctgcagaagtgctggcagaggagggagaggtcCATGTGGCTCTTTGCAATGGGCAAGGTGGGACTCCTGCTGATCAGCCAAGGAGAGAATGGCACAACAGCTGGCAAATagtggcagtggcagcaggagctggattTATCCTGAGCAGTGTTCATCCTTTTAAAGCAGAGAATATCCATGGTTATAAGTGTACAGGCTACAG AAGTCAAGATAAATCTTTCTGTGTAGAGGGTGCTTTGAACCACATCTTCACACGGAGCATGCCACGTCCACATTTCCAGCCTGTGATCTACAAGACAGAACTGGAAAgccaaaatgtttcttttcaagtaCCACAAATACTTGTGGATAAAATTAACAG gggGTTTCTAGAACCAAATTCAAACCATCCAGTACGGGCAGTAAAGGAGAAGCTGACTGCAGAGCTCAGCCAAGCCTTTCCTTTACACAATATGGACCActgcctccctctgctccaccaAGGGCACATCAGTGATGTTTGTCACCCAAATATCTTCTGGATCATTCTGAGCCCAGAGGAGACTTTGATGACTGGAGAAATGTCGGATGGATTGGCAgatgcagtttcattttcccatGTTGATTCTTGCAGGGACACAGATGAGAATGGCTGTGGGAATGTACAGGAGGGATGCCACATTCCCAAGCAGTATTATCTCAgaccttcccttttcccttgtGCTCAGGCAGCAATACAAAAAGGAGCCTTTGTCCCGGGAACACTTCATGTTCTTTCTGGCCCAGTTTTCAGGAAGTGCCTCATCACTCCTTACTCCATGCCTGTTTTTCATGAGATGGTTCTTGCATGTGCAGTTAAGAGGGGTACAGAGGACAGCTGTATCCAGATGTTGGTGAATAACATTAAAACCAGCATCCAGTCACTTCACCAGACTGTTTCGAGCTTTAAGCTGAGTCTCAGTCTTCAGGAAGCAACAAACTTGGAGATAACTGAGCTAAATGACTTTGCTGCTTTGGAATCACAGCTCAGTAAAATCCAGTACTGCATCTCCATGGATACCTCAGGCTCTTGTGAGAAGGGCTCCTGTGTGGGAGTTGTAAGGACAGCTCACTATGAACCAGTAAGCAGGGATGTGGTTGCTGTCTTTGTTTCACTGAATCTTGACCTCCTGGCCATGCTGATCTGTGGGATATCTGACTGGAGAATGCTCTGGACATCAGACACACGGTTCCTCCGCCAGTTCCCTAGAGGAGAGTTAAGGCTTTTCAAGAGTTTTTCTCTCTACCCCCCTCCCTACATTCATGATGTCAGCTTTTGGATTCCTGATGGGGAACGATTTGATGAAGTTGCTTTTCACACCATCGCTAGGCAGGTGTCAGGTGAAATGGTTGTTGCCATCCAGTTAATCGATAGCTTCCAGAAATCAGAGACTGGGCAGAAAAGCCTCTGCTACAGGCTGACCTATCAGTCCTGTGACCGGGCACTGAGTCGCCAGGAGGTGGCAGAGATGCAGCTGCTCTTCCGAAAGGAAATAAAGCACAGCCTGGGAGTGACGCTTCGGTAA
- the HSPB2 gene encoding heat shock protein beta-2, with translation MKTLQPWLPEAVGALEGPLPRHTMAARTVPHAHPMSSEYEFANPSKIYDQNFGEGLSPCEILAPALYHGYYIRPRINKQLDRGISEVNLNEHKFQVFLDVCHFLPDELTVRTVDNLLQVMGQHPQKLDRHGFISREFTRTYILPLDVDPLLVKATLSHDGILSIVAPRTGKEVKAKINEVKITREEQPAGKEEQSGEGKGKEKP, from the exons ATGAAAACCTTGCAGCCTTGGCTCCCAGAGGCAGTGGGAGCTTTGGAAGGTCCCCTCCCCAGACACACCATGGCTGCACGGACTGTCCCCCATGCCCACCCCATGAGCTCCGAGTATGAGTTTGCCAATCCCAGCAAGATCTACGACCAGAACTTTGGAGAAG GTCTGTCCCCATGTGAGATTTTAGCCCCTGCCCTCTACCACGGCTACTACATCAGGCCCCGGATCAACAAGCAGCTGGACAGAGGCATCTCTGAGGTCAACCTCAACGAGCACAAATTCCAGGTGTTCCTGGATGTCTGCCACTTCCTGCCGGATGAGCTCACTGTCCGGACTGTGGACAATCTGCTGCAGGTGATGGGACAGCACCCACAGAAGCTTGATCGCCATGGCTTCATCTCCCGAGAGTTCACCAGGACCTACATCCTCCCTTTGGATGTGGACCCCTTGCTGGTGAAAGCCACTTTGTCCCACGATGGTATCTTAAGCATCGTGGCTCCTCGGACGGGGAAGGAAGTGAAGGCCAAAATCAACGAGGTGAAGATCACCCGAGAGGAGCAGCCAGCGGGGAAAGAAGAACAgtctggggaaggaaaagggaaggaaaagcccTAA